In one Candidatus Delongbacteria bacterium genomic region, the following are encoded:
- the raiA gene encoding ribosome-associated translation inhibitor RaiA, which yields MKTTVTSRHFKASEKLKDYASGEVGNLGRYIDNIVDCDIVLSYDVRQNKTVEVSVHVKGDTLVASDTSDNFYKSVDKSVAKLQKQAQKLKEKQLVRH from the coding sequence ATGAAAACGACCGTCACCTCACGTCACTTCAAGGCATCGGAAAAGCTCAAGGACTATGCCTCCGGTGAAGTGGGAAATCTCGGCAGGTATATCGACAACATCGTGGACTGTGACATCGTGCTGTCCTACGACGTGCGCCAGAACAAGACCGTGGAAGTCAGTGTGCACGTCAAGGGCGATACCCTGGTGGCCAGCGATACCAGCGACAACTTCTACAAGAGCGTGGACAAGTCGGTGGCCAAACTTCAGAAGCAGGCCCAGAAGCTGAAGGAAAAGCAACTGGTTCGCCACTAG
- a CDS encoding tyrosine recombinase XerC, which produces MNDAPNPHSTLLDDFLRYLHVERNYSPNTIEAYQRDCRQYLDSLGDAPAFERDGIRRFLARRQQQGISRRSVARQQAALRSWCRWLLKRGTLSHNPLKAMPSLRQARPLPGCLSEEEVRQAIENLDPVDFRSCRDRFLLELFYSTGMRLSELVSLEVGQVRGDSVRVRGKGSKTRVLPLGTPVRQLLPRWLEQRRKKLLEKAGTAQTNALLLNARGGPLGVRGVQKIVFARLRDVSISGSLSPHLLRHSFATHMLNRGADLLTVQELLGHASLSTTQIYTHLAADRLKEIHRQAHPRS; this is translated from the coding sequence TTGAACGACGCCCCGAACCCGCACAGTACCCTGCTCGATGACTTCCTGCGCTACCTGCATGTCGAACGCAATTATTCTCCGAACACCATCGAAGCCTATCAGCGCGACTGCCGCCAGTATCTGGACTCGCTGGGCGATGCGCCCGCTTTCGAGCGCGACGGCATCCGGCGTTTCCTGGCCCGTCGCCAGCAGCAAGGCATCAGCCGACGTTCGGTGGCCCGCCAGCAGGCGGCGCTGCGCAGCTGGTGCCGCTGGCTGCTGAAACGCGGCACCCTGTCACACAATCCCCTCAAGGCCATGCCCTCACTGCGCCAGGCCCGCCCCCTGCCGGGCTGCCTCAGCGAAGAAGAAGTGCGTCAGGCCATCGAGAACCTCGATCCGGTGGACTTCCGCTCCTGCCGCGATCGCTTCCTGCTGGAACTGTTCTACTCCACGGGCATGCGCCTCTCGGAACTTGTCTCACTGGAAGTGGGGCAGGTGCGTGGAGACAGCGTGCGCGTACGCGGCAAAGGGTCTAAGACCCGCGTGCTGCCTCTGGGCACTCCCGTTCGCCAGTTGCTGCCCCGGTGGCTGGAACAACGCCGGAAGAAACTGCTGGAGAAGGCGGGAACCGCACAGACCAACGCCCTGTTGCTCAATGCACGCGGAGGCCCCCTGGGTGTACGTGGCGTACAGAAGATCGTCTTCGCGCGGCTTCGCGACGTGTCCATCAGCGGATCACTGTCGCCTCACCTGCTGCGGCACAGTTTCGCCACCCACATGCTCAACCGGGGCGCCGACCTGCTGACCGTGCAGGAACTGCTGGGCCATGCATCACTTTCGACGACACAGATCTATACCCATTTGGCTGCTGACCGGCTCAAGGAGATTCATCGCCAGGCCCACCCCCGTTCCTGA
- the topA gene encoding type I DNA topoisomerase, protein MARSLVIVESPKKSVTIGKYLDSWKPRTFKVTSSVGHIIDLPEKELGVDVDNHFKPTYVHASRKGKVIGELKKLAKDADVILLATDQDREGEAIAWHIANLLDEEKHGKRLVQRVRFNEITKDAIIEAFSKPDVINQSLVDAQQARRIMDRLVGYKVSPLLWRAVSRGLSAGRVQSVAVRLICEREAEIQAFVAEEYWSFAGRFRSQVGEVFEASLHHLDGKKPDVNNTDLAMSLKAEMEASSWTVSEINEKDVSRKPYAPFITSTMQQDAARRLGFSPKKTMMLAQQLYEGVELEQGENTGLITYMRTDSTRLSNQALDEIREWIGSSLGADYLPKSPVQYKGRKSAQDAHEAIRPTRIDLRPERLNAWLTRDQLRLYELIWNRAVASQVTPARYRQRTIDLSGGRFVFRAAGRVLMHEGFLRIYGDPKSSKGETPTEGQEPQEGDDRFIPTNIHEGENAQLNEVDPRQHFTKPPARFTQESLIRSLEELGIGRPSTYASIVDMIMTRNYVEIKEKRFHPTDLGLTVNKILVENFAGIFNVDFTARMENDLDSVEQGRGWTEVLQDFYGPFNSALQTAEGNLKEIKTGLTQPVGEDCPECKNGLVYKWGRHGRFIACSNFPACKYTRNLEEDGAPEVDVVCEKCGKPMQIKTSKYGKFLACSGYPGCSNTMPMTLGVPCPKPDCKGQISERRTKRGRVFYGCTKYPGCDFASWDKPVDKSCPTCESRYLVMKHTESRGDFLRCPVCKSEYESVAALSE, encoded by the coding sequence ATGGCACGATCCCTCGTCATCGTCGAGTCCCCGAAGAAAAGCGTCACCATCGGGAAATATCTGGACAGCTGGAAGCCGCGCACCTTCAAGGTGACCAGCAGTGTGGGCCACATCATCGACCTGCCCGAGAAGGAGCTGGGCGTGGATGTGGACAATCACTTCAAGCCCACCTACGTGCACGCCAGCCGCAAGGGCAAGGTCATCGGCGAGCTGAAGAAGCTGGCCAAGGACGCCGACGTGATCCTGCTGGCCACTGACCAGGACCGCGAAGGGGAAGCCATTGCCTGGCACATCGCCAACCTGCTGGACGAGGAAAAGCACGGCAAGCGGCTGGTCCAGCGGGTGCGCTTCAACGAGATCACCAAGGACGCCATCATCGAGGCCTTCAGCAAGCCCGACGTGATCAACCAGAGCCTGGTGGACGCCCAGCAGGCACGACGGATCATGGACCGCTTGGTGGGCTACAAGGTCAGCCCGCTGCTCTGGCGGGCCGTCAGCCGCGGACTGTCCGCGGGCCGTGTGCAGAGTGTGGCCGTGCGACTGATCTGCGAACGCGAAGCCGAGATCCAGGCTTTTGTCGCCGAAGAATACTGGAGTTTCGCCGGCCGCTTCCGCAGCCAGGTGGGCGAAGTCTTCGAAGCCAGCCTGCATCATCTGGACGGCAAGAAGCCCGATGTGAACAACACCGACCTGGCCATGTCCCTGAAGGCGGAAATGGAAGCCTCCAGCTGGACCGTCAGCGAGATCAACGAGAAGGATGTCTCGCGCAAGCCCTATGCGCCCTTCATCACCTCGACCATGCAGCAGGACGCCGCCCGGCGCCTGGGCTTCAGCCCCAAGAAAACCATGATGCTGGCCCAGCAGCTCTACGAAGGCGTGGAGTTGGAACAGGGCGAGAACACCGGTCTGATCACCTACATGCGAACCGACTCGACACGCCTCTCGAATCAGGCGCTCGACGAGATCCGCGAATGGATCGGCAGCTCACTGGGCGCCGACTACCTGCCCAAGTCGCCCGTACAATACAAAGGGCGCAAGAGTGCACAGGATGCCCACGAGGCGATTCGCCCCACCCGCATCGACCTGCGTCCGGAACGCCTGAATGCCTGGCTCACCCGTGACCAGTTGCGCCTGTACGAGTTGATCTGGAACCGGGCCGTGGCCAGCCAGGTGACTCCCGCACGCTATCGCCAGCGCACCATCGATCTCAGCGGAGGGCGTTTCGTCTTTCGTGCGGCAGGGCGTGTGCTGATGCATGAAGGCTTCCTGCGGATCTACGGCGACCCCAAATCCTCCAAGGGCGAAACCCCCACCGAGGGCCAGGAACCCCAGGAAGGCGATGACCGCTTCATTCCCACCAACATCCACGAAGGCGAGAATGCCCAGTTGAACGAGGTGGATCCGCGCCAGCACTTCACCAAACCCCCGGCCCGCTTCACCCAGGAAAGTCTGATCCGCAGCCTGGAAGAACTGGGCATCGGACGCCCCAGCACCTACGCCTCGATCGTGGACATGATCATGACGCGCAACTACGTGGAGATCAAGGAGAAGCGCTTCCATCCCACGGACCTCGGCCTGACCGTGAACAAGATTCTGGTCGAGAACTTCGCGGGCATCTTCAACGTGGATTTCACCGCCCGGATGGAAAACGATCTGGACAGCGTGGAACAGGGACGCGGCTGGACCGAGGTGCTTCAGGACTTCTACGGTCCCTTCAACAGCGCCCTGCAGACCGCCGAGGGCAACCTGAAGGAGATCAAGACCGGGCTGACCCAGCCGGTGGGCGAAGACTGCCCCGAGTGCAAGAACGGCCTGGTATACAAGTGGGGCCGCCACGGACGGTTCATCGCCTGCAGCAACTTCCCCGCCTGCAAGTACACGCGCAATCTCGAGGAGGACGGCGCTCCCGAGGTGGATGTCGTGTGCGAAAAGTGCGGCAAACCCATGCAGATCAAGACCTCCAAGTACGGCAAGTTCCTGGCCTGCAGTGGATATCCCGGTTGCAGCAATACCATGCCGATGACCCTGGGCGTGCCCTGCCCCAAGCCCGACTGCAAGGGCCAGATCTCCGAACGACGCACCAAGCGCGGCCGGGTCTTCTACGGCTGCACCAAGTATCCGGGCTGCGACTTCGCCAGCTGGGACAAGCCGGTGGACAAATCCTGCCCCACCTGCGAGAGTCGCTACCTGGTCATGAAACACACCGAGAGCCGTGGAGACTTCCTGCGCTGCCCCGTGTGCAAGAGCGAGTACGAATCGGTGGCCGCCCTCAGCGAGTGA
- a CDS encoding DUF494 family protein, producing MNRKIVDLLVQVLQWIGEGQQDQADIQAMIEDLLQSGFEQSDIQMVLNWVQDRLSSAGLVYNAAPLSPRSQRVLHSMESTSIRPELLRFLMELKNRQLITAGEVESGLERALLISWQNRSLEDLQDFVNHTLLGRDQLDTRLQHRFVQPHGAWSSH from the coding sequence GTGAACAGGAAAATCGTTGACCTCCTCGTCCAGGTGCTTCAATGGATCGGCGAGGGGCAGCAGGACCAGGCGGATATCCAGGCCATGATCGAAGACCTGCTGCAGAGCGGTTTCGAGCAATCGGATATTCAGATGGTGCTCAACTGGGTTCAGGACCGACTGAGTTCCGCGGGCCTGGTCTACAACGCAGCCCCTTTGTCCCCCAGAAGCCAGCGAGTGCTTCACAGCATGGAATCCACCAGCATCCGCCCGGAGCTGCTGCGATTCCTGATGGAACTGAAGAATCGCCAGCTGATCACCGCGGGAGAGGTGGAGTCCGGCCTGGAGCGCGCCCTGCTGATCAGTTGGCAGAACCGCTCGCTGGAAGATCTGCAGGACTTCGTCAATCATACCCTGCTGGGTCGCGACCAGCTCGATACCCGGCTTCAGCACCGCTTCGTGCAGCCCCATGGCGCCTGGAGCAGCCATTGA